The sequence TGTATCTTTCAGTTCCATAATTCCTGCCCCTAATCGCGGACTCTCTTCCAGAGAAAGAATGTCCGTAATCGCAACCTGGTCACCAGGTTTTCCTGTATCAAAAGGAGCTGGTTGCACTTTTTTTGCCTGAATACTGATGATACCACTTGGATCTACCTGCCGATTATGATCTTGAGCTGCCTTTCCCATTTGCTCTTCGATGACTTTGCGGACAATTTCTTCAATTACTTGCGTTGATATTTCCTGCATATTGATCTCCTTTCCCTGTTATGCTTTTGCCCCTTTTTTCTCCATCAGTTTCAGGAAAAAGATAGCTACCATAACAGCGGTCACTCCACCAACAAA is a genomic window of Tindallia californiensis containing:
- a CDS encoding cupin domain-containing protein, yielding MQEISTQVIEEIVRKVIEEQMGKAAQDHNRQVDPSGIISIQAKKVQPAPFDTGKPGDQVAITDILSLEESPRLGAGIMELKDTSFEWLLTYDEVTYIIEGTLEILIEGRKVVGNAGDVIFIPKGSKIHFSTPHHTRFLYVAYPANWSENA